The following are encoded together in the Chitinivorax sp. B genome:
- a CDS encoding Gfo/Idh/MocA family oxidoreductase, with the protein MSVIRVGIIGIGAQTRENLLPSLLQIPDIHIVAACDSELERARLLRSYVKDAGNYADVGEMLDNEQLDALVMACPPQAHRDIAMQAMLRGLHVFVEKPPCFTLVELEELADMAEQQGLVTAVGLNFRFARPIQHIRSVTASHAFGRTMHVQINHYANKPRTPLWGMQSTLRSFLLAQAIHSIDLATVFGSGEIVDLYSSVQRDTESLLARIDIAFASGVSASILTGTMFPYFEFDMKVISDRSTMISLDNLWNITLHELEHATRTAGSDKRWRGAWQPSPLDSGYVRSGYLGELSGFFDAIRHQQAFEGDFASLLPTFHIIEHMCREERPTPDLQAPVFGNRPINQRVTTNAQFS; encoded by the coding sequence ATGTCGGTTATCAGAGTCGGAATAATCGGAATTGGTGCGCAAACGCGGGAAAACCTGCTGCCCTCGCTATTGCAGATTCCGGATATCCATATTGTGGCAGCATGCGATAGCGAACTGGAACGGGCACGCCTGTTACGCAGTTACGTCAAGGATGCCGGCAACTACGCCGACGTGGGCGAGATGCTGGATAACGAGCAGCTGGATGCCTTGGTGATGGCCTGCCCACCGCAGGCACATCGCGACATTGCCATGCAGGCGATGCTGCGCGGTTTACATGTATTCGTGGAAAAACCGCCCTGTTTCACTCTGGTGGAGCTGGAAGAATTGGCAGATATGGCTGAACAACAAGGGCTGGTAACAGCAGTGGGACTGAATTTCCGCTTTGCGCGGCCAATTCAGCACATCCGTTCGGTCACTGCCAGTCACGCCTTCGGCCGTACGATGCACGTGCAGATCAATCACTATGCCAACAAGCCGCGCACACCGTTGTGGGGTATGCAATCCACACTACGGTCTTTCCTGCTGGCCCAGGCGATCCACTCCATTGATCTGGCTACCGTCTTTGGCAGCGGTGAAATCGTGGATCTGTACTCATCGGTACAACGGGATACCGAATCATTGTTGGCCCGTATTGATATCGCATTTGCCAGCGGGGTGTCGGCATCGATCCTGACGGGCACCATGTTCCCTTATTTCGAGTTCGACATGAAGGTGATCAGTGATCGTTCCACCATGATCTCGCTGGATAACCTCTGGAACATCACACTGCACGAACTGGAACACGCCACCCGTACCGCGGGTAGCGACAAGCGCTGGCGAGGTGCCTGGCAGCCCAGCCCACTGGATTCAGGTTATGTCCGTAGCGGCTATCTGGGTGAATTGTCCGGCTTTTTCGATGCGATTCGGCATCAGCAGGCATTCGAAGGCGATTTCGCCAGTCTACTCCCTACCTTTCACATCATTGAGCACATGTGCCGCGAAGAAAGACCAACGCCGGATTTGCAGGCACCAGTATTTGGCAATAGACCGATCAACCAACGGGTGACCACCAATGCTCAATTCAGCTAA
- a CDS encoding DegT/DnrJ/EryC1/StrS family aminotransferase — MLNSAKFPNRTISDKYRPRYSDDLETLASALEHSLSGTSETVESYEMALARYFFAKEAIAVSSGAAALSVALGALGVKAGDEVLLTPTCPLCTVYPVLAAGAVPIFVDTQKNHFTAELKSLDRALSKRTRAIIDIPMWGYPTPVDHLQSFARNCSIPLILDLAHAHGTQLHGKSLSAYADLACFSTHERKPLATGEGGFILTDDQTLAQRCRLYSRFGNLNGRDFGLNYKLGALPAALGQSRLKHLDSQLGIRRHNAERLMEQLAHPQIHELPIIDGGEPNYYFLNLKLAFEDNQRFIDYLDQHGIPSDIKRYGCRCLYEFPALAAYRRECLNGAELLASITTIPVHPGLSDADMDYIAHVINLYQEA, encoded by the coding sequence ATGCTCAATTCAGCTAAGTTCCCAAACCGGACGATTTCAGACAAGTACCGACCCCGCTATTCGGATGATCTGGAAACCCTGGCCAGTGCACTGGAACACAGCCTGTCCGGTACCAGCGAGACAGTGGAATCTTATGAGATGGCATTGGCTCGTTACTTCTTCGCCAAGGAAGCCATCGCAGTCTCATCCGGCGCGGCTGCATTGAGCGTGGCACTGGGTGCCTTGGGGGTAAAAGCAGGTGACGAGGTGCTGCTGACACCGACCTGCCCGCTATGCACCGTCTATCCGGTGCTGGCGGCAGGCGCAGTACCCATTTTCGTGGACACCCAAAAGAATCACTTCACGGCAGAACTCAAATCACTCGACCGCGCGCTCAGTAAACGCACCCGCGCCATTATCGACATCCCGATGTGGGGATATCCAACACCAGTCGATCACCTGCAGTCCTTTGCACGCAACTGCAGCATTCCGCTGATTCTGGATCTGGCCCATGCGCACGGTACGCAATTACATGGCAAATCGTTATCGGCCTATGCAGACCTGGCCTGCTTCAGCACACATGAGCGTAAGCCACTGGCGACGGGTGAAGGAGGCTTCATCCTGACGGACGATCAAACACTGGCTCAGCGCTGCCGGTTGTATAGCCGTTTCGGCAACTTGAATGGACGCGATTTCGGTCTGAACTACAAGCTTGGCGCACTCCCTGCTGCATTGGGTCAGTCCAGGCTGAAGCATCTCGACAGTCAGCTGGGTATCCGTCGCCATAACGCAGAACGGCTCATGGAACAGCTGGCCCATCCGCAAATACATGAGTTGCCGATCATAGATGGCGGCGAGCCAAATTACTACTTCCTGAATCTGAAACTGGCTTTCGAGGATAACCAGCGCTTCATCGACTACCTCGACCAACATGGCATTCCGTCGGACATCAAACGCTATGGCTGCCGTTGCCTGTATGAATTTCCGGCCCTGGCAGCCTATCGACGTGAATGTCTGAATGGTGCCGAACTACTCGCCAGCATCACCACCATCCCGGTCCACCCCGGGTTGAGCGATGCCGATATGGACTATATCGCCCATGTCATCAATCTGTATCAGGAGGCCTAG
- a CDS encoding NUDIX domain-containing protein, translated as MSMHPYLPKHLTASGFVLHPDRRILLVHHRKLGVWLYPGGHVELHETPDQAVVREVLEETGIRTRILGWRDVALGDAVTDVHVLHTPYRVLCEYINDPADPHYHLDLIYLCAALDEDCIINAEVHAADFFDEHGALELHLFPSFRTLLHRVFQDEAAWALLNQMEVTA; from the coding sequence ATGTCCATGCATCCTTACTTGCCCAAGCATCTGACGGCATCTGGTTTTGTATTGCACCCGGACCGCCGCATTTTGCTGGTTCACCATCGCAAGCTCGGTGTCTGGCTGTATCCGGGTGGGCATGTGGAGCTCCACGAAACGCCTGATCAGGCAGTGGTGAGAGAAGTGCTGGAGGAAACCGGCATCCGTACCCGTATTCTGGGCTGGCGGGACGTTGCGCTGGGTGACGCAGTGACTGATGTACACGTATTGCACACGCCATACCGGGTGTTATGCGAATACATTAATGACCCAGCTGACCCACATTACCACCTTGATCTGATCTACTTGTGCGCCGCACTTGATGAAGACTGCATCATCAATGCAGAGGTACATGCCGCCGATTTCTTCGATGAGCATGGCGCGCTGGAGCTGCATCTGTTTCCCAGCTTCCGCACGCTGTTGCATCGAGTATTCCAGGATGAAGCTGCCTGGGCGCTGCTCAACCAGATGGAGGTGACGGCATGA
- a CDS encoding DegT/DnrJ/EryC1/StrS family aminotransferase, with protein MNSLSPERKRMMDYLPVHTIDDTSNHRHSDDLSMLAYALDTGLTGTSPVVDRYEEHLKLQYNTAYALAVSSGAAAVGVALKALDWKPGDEVIVAPSSPICTIFPLLMHGLRPIFCDVTPNSFGLAPEEVVAALTPRTKAIIEVPMWGYPTRTDRLQVLAASHGLPLILDLAHSHMVKLNGHWLAQYGDIACFSTHEGKLMSTGEGGFVLSHRAEHDARMRAYTRFGNLDGQTFGVNFKLNGLHAAVGIARLEALERQVTIRQRNRNAILSRLHNPHVRELPIPCCGTVSGYALLLQTIASDGRQFVEHLVSHGIPSDIHKYDNQPLYNYPVLADYRRDCPHVAALLRSLTTIPLHPDLSPEDLAHIVKVINAYEP; from the coding sequence ATGAATAGCCTCAGCCCCGAGCGCAAACGAATGATGGATTACTTGCCAGTCCACACCATTGACGACACCAGCAATCATCGCCACAGCGATGACCTGTCGATGTTGGCCTATGCGTTGGACACCGGGCTGACTGGGACCTCGCCGGTAGTAGATCGTTACGAAGAGCACCTGAAACTGCAATACAACACGGCGTATGCACTTGCCGTATCCTCAGGCGCAGCCGCGGTTGGCGTCGCGTTGAAAGCACTGGACTGGAAGCCGGGCGATGAGGTCATCGTGGCGCCCAGTAGCCCAATCTGCACCATTTTCCCATTGCTAATGCACGGATTGCGCCCGATATTTTGCGATGTCACGCCAAACAGCTTTGGGTTGGCGCCTGAGGAAGTCGTAGCGGCATTGACACCACGCACCAAGGCGATTATCGAGGTGCCGATGTGGGGCTATCCCACCCGAACTGACCGGCTACAGGTACTGGCGGCCAGCCATGGCCTGCCGTTGATTCTGGATCTGGCGCATTCGCACATGGTGAAACTCAATGGGCATTGGCTGGCCCAGTACGGCGATATTGCCTGCTTCAGCACCCACGAAGGCAAGTTGATGTCCACCGGCGAAGGTGGCTTCGTACTCAGTCATCGCGCCGAGCATGATGCACGGATGCGGGCTTACACCCGTTTCGGCAATCTGGATGGCCAGACCTTTGGCGTCAACTTCAAGTTGAATGGCTTGCATGCCGCAGTGGGTATCGCCCGTCTGGAAGCACTGGAACGGCAAGTAACGATTCGCCAGCGCAATCGCAATGCGATCTTGTCCCGACTGCATAACCCGCATGTCCGCGAATTGCCGATTCCTTGCTGCGGCACCGTCAGCGGCTATGCGCTATTGCTGCAGACCATCGCCAGCGATGGCAGGCAGTTTGTGGAGCATCTGGTCAGTCATGGTATTCCGTCCGATATCCACAAATACGACAACCAGCCACTATACAACTATCCCGTGCTGGCTGATTACCGACGCGACTGCCCGCATGTGGCGGCGCTATTGCGATCACTGACCACCATCCCACTGCACCCGGACCTGAGCCCGGAAGACCTGGCCCATATCGTGAAGGTCATCAACGCTTATGAACCCTGA
- a CDS encoding FAD-dependent oxidoreductase, translated as MNPDLQAFPQKQSHAVVIGGSIVGCMAAKVLARDFDRVTVIEKGDFDDEVRDRRGVPQEKHVHLLLLRGKQILEEIFPGITTELEQAGALSVDLGHGVKCFQYGQWRQRFPSGVSAHYCSRRLIDNLIRRRLRRNARIEVQSDSRVVGLHFHPHDGQLAISGVKIESAGQSLNLPANLVIDASGRGSRMAEWLAAAGLGEVPKTLVETRLGYTSRIYRQLPAVADQWKVLLVLPKPPNERRMGVISPIEHGRWLVTTGGWFGEYPKPNEADFLAFLKSLPATDIYNVIRNAEPLSEVSSFAVPGSLWRHYEQMPHWPDGLLVMGDALCCLNPLYSQGMTICALEAKALRVSISDWLAGRIQAVDIQRHFADAVNPAWGMATSEDLRFPETVGDRDLGLKWRHWYGARFVELSATHRLALQTQIGITNLVVPARQLYRPEIVGRIAYGLLKPRALTRSSPP; from the coding sequence ATGAACCCTGATCTGCAGGCTTTCCCGCAAAAACAATCCCATGCTGTCGTGATTGGCGGCAGCATTGTTGGTTGCATGGCCGCAAAGGTACTGGCCCGCGATTTCGATCGGGTAACAGTGATCGAAAAAGGGGATTTCGACGATGAAGTGCGTGACCGTCGCGGCGTACCGCAGGAAAAGCACGTACACCTGTTGCTACTGCGCGGCAAGCAGATTTTGGAAGAAATCTTTCCCGGCATCACGACCGAGCTGGAACAGGCCGGTGCGCTGTCGGTGGATCTAGGCCATGGCGTGAAGTGTTTCCAGTATGGGCAATGGCGTCAACGCTTCCCCAGTGGCGTCAGCGCACACTACTGCAGCCGGCGATTGATCGACAATCTGATTCGCCGCCGCCTTCGTCGCAATGCCCGGATCGAGGTGCAATCCGACAGCCGCGTGGTCGGTTTGCATTTTCATCCGCATGATGGGCAATTGGCCATTTCTGGTGTCAAGATCGAATCAGCAGGCCAGTCGCTCAACCTGCCGGCCAATCTGGTGATTGATGCCAGTGGCCGCGGTTCACGCATGGCCGAATGGTTGGCTGCAGCCGGTTTGGGTGAGGTGCCCAAAACACTGGTGGAGACACGCCTTGGTTACACCTCGCGCATTTACCGACAACTACCGGCTGTGGCAGATCAATGGAAAGTGCTGTTGGTGCTGCCCAAACCACCCAACGAACGGCGTATGGGTGTGATCAGCCCAATTGAACATGGTCGGTGGCTGGTCACAACTGGTGGCTGGTTTGGCGAATACCCGAAGCCGAACGAAGCGGATTTCCTTGCCTTCCTGAAATCGCTACCGGCCACCGATATCTATAACGTGATCCGTAATGCTGAGCCTTTGTCCGAGGTCTCCAGCTTTGCCGTACCTGGCAGCCTGTGGCGCCACTATGAACAAATGCCGCACTGGCCAGATGGCCTGTTGGTAATGGGGGATGCGCTATGTTGTCTGAACCCGCTATACAGCCAGGGCATGACCATTTGTGCGCTGGAGGCCAAAGCATTGCGCGTATCGATCAGTGACTGGCTGGCCGGCAGAATCCAGGCCGTCGACATTCAACGTCATTTCGCCGATGCGGTGAACCCGGCTTGGGGCATGGCCACCTCAGAGGACCTACGTTTCCCGGAAACGGTGGGTGATCGCGACCTGGGCCTGAAGTGGCGACATTGGTATGGCGCACGCTTTGTCGAACTGTCTGCCACGCATCGGCTGGCACTGCAAACACAGATTGGCATCACCAATCTGGTGGTGCCAGCCCGGCAACTATACCGCCCCGAGATCGTCGGGCGGATTGCCTATGGCTTGCTGAAACCACGCGCGCTCACCCGGAGTAGCCCACCATGA
- a CDS encoding HAD hydrolase-like protein: MNLSRHWPTIRHVVLDWNGTLLDDLDLAVASVNHVCRRHGLPVVDRDRYRAHFRFPIEAFYRLLGFDFASTPFSEVVRDYLHQFDAAVADCPLQQDAHTFLSLTQHSGRGLSVLSASFHATLIDTLQSKGLLSYFEHVYGLGHEQATSKLAEAQVLQSHLNLPPTQVLYVGDTTHDAEIAEAMGWHAALLSIGHQDEARLTTSQAPCYPGFENLIADLAWPMPVGSSRLVTEVIP; the protein is encoded by the coding sequence ATGAACCTTTCCCGACATTGGCCTACCATTCGCCATGTAGTACTGGACTGGAACGGCACCCTGCTGGATGACCTTGATCTCGCGGTCGCATCGGTCAACCATGTTTGTCGCCGCCATGGGCTGCCCGTGGTGGATCGAGACCGTTATCGCGCACATTTTCGATTTCCGATCGAAGCGTTCTATCGGTTGTTGGGTTTTGATTTTGCCAGCACACCCTTCAGTGAAGTGGTACGCGATTATCTGCACCAATTTGATGCCGCTGTAGCCGACTGCCCCCTGCAACAAGATGCTCATACCTTCCTGTCGCTCACCCAGCACAGTGGCCGCGGGCTGTCGGTGTTATCTGCCTCGTTTCATGCCACATTGATCGATACCTTGCAGTCCAAGGGACTGCTCAGCTATTTCGAGCATGTTTACGGCCTGGGACATGAGCAAGCCACCAGCAAGCTGGCCGAAGCTCAAGTGTTGCAATCGCACCTGAATTTACCACCCACGCAGGTGCTGTATGTCGGTGACACGACCCATGATGCCGAAATCGCCGAAGCCATGGGTTGGCATGCGGCGTTGCTGAGCATCGGCCATCAGGACGAAGCCAGGCTGACAACCAGCCAGGCCCCATGCTACCCCGGCTTCGAAAATTTGATAGCTGATCTGGCATGGCCGATGCCTGTCGGGTCTTCCCGCCTTGTCACGGAGGTAATCCCATGA
- a CDS encoding fatty acid desaturase: protein MNIAINVHLSLACYLLLADLLMRLVVYGYYDDEARLLRILKLRPRQPDYHETYYKRWDNWLAPLPFVWTWLDILIGVLLAVWLDHLLAWIALTFWVGGRFRALQEFGHNAVHFALCRHHGWQWWLSDFFYQFPVFKRDMVSRHITHTREHHRFPNHDTKDPNLARVRDGGMAFPMTRSQFLLRLFYPLSLAGIRNNLQTMARNSLLNHNWQTVMYRLISLGLTGTVLYWAGGWLGLVFGWWLPLLTTYAVFAWVSLLTEHRWYASGNPDNRLDIEYLAGRPTDYPGLTGWLVRVFISPTSDAYHLAHSLYPGVRWNYLPAIDVVLKIEEPRYTRHASQGLLWSRDGIPSALSELSERLSLQPDYPTLLPTRSEH from the coding sequence ATGAACATCGCGATCAATGTACACCTGTCATTGGCCTGTTATCTGTTGCTGGCTGACTTGCTGATGCGGTTGGTGGTCTATGGCTATTACGATGATGAAGCGCGTTTGCTGCGCATTCTCAAACTGAGACCACGCCAGCCCGATTACCACGAAACCTATTACAAGCGCTGGGACAACTGGCTGGCCCCGTTGCCGTTTGTCTGGACATGGCTCGACATCCTGATCGGGGTATTGCTGGCGGTATGGTTGGACCACCTACTGGCTTGGATTGCATTGACGTTCTGGGTGGGTGGCCGCTTCCGCGCATTGCAGGAATTCGGCCATAACGCTGTGCATTTTGCGCTCTGCCGACACCATGGGTGGCAATGGTGGTTGTCGGACTTTTTCTACCAGTTCCCCGTGTTCAAACGCGATATGGTCAGCCGCCATATCACCCATACGCGGGAGCATCATCGGTTCCCCAATCACGACACCAAAGACCCCAATCTGGCCAGGGTACGTGATGGCGGCATGGCATTCCCGATGACGCGTAGCCAGTTCCTGCTGCGGTTGTTCTACCCGCTTTCACTGGCGGGCATTCGCAACAATCTGCAGACCATGGCCCGCAACAGCTTGCTCAACCATAACTGGCAGACTGTGATGTATCGACTGATCAGTCTTGGGTTGACCGGTACTGTGTTGTATTGGGCCGGTGGCTGGCTGGGACTGGTCTTCGGCTGGTGGCTGCCGCTACTGACCACCTATGCGGTATTTGCCTGGGTATCGTTACTGACAGAACACCGCTGGTATGCCAGTGGCAATCCGGATAACCGGCTGGATATCGAATATCTGGCCGGGCGACCAACCGATTACCCTGGCCTGACAGGTTGGTTGGTGCGGGTATTCATCAGCCCGACATCGGATGCCTATCACCTGGCGCATTCGCTCTACCCGGGTGTACGTTGGAATTACCTGCCTGCCATCGATGTCGTACTGAAGATCGAAGAGCCGCGCTATACCCGCCATGCCAGCCAGGGCCTGCTGTGGTCGCGGGATGGTATTCCATCTGCCTTGTCGGAATTGTCCGAGCGCCTGAGCCTGCAGCCCGATTATCCAACGCTGTTACCCACCCGGAGCGAACATTGA
- the mtnP gene encoding S-methyl-5'-thioadenosine phosphorylase: protein MDNPTTHRIGIIGGSGLQHLLALKHIERVSIDTPFGHPSDAVLLGDLAGVPVAFLQRHGPGHRIPPSLINVRANIAALRHLGCTQLLSLSAVGSLQPHCPPGSFVLVDQFIDRTFLREKTFFGHGLVGHVPFADPVCSRMRHDLVTACHSLRLPTVDGGTYVVMEGPQFSTRAESNLYRQWGGTVIGMTAMPEAKLAREAEMCYGLVAMPTDFDCWHTEHEAVTAGLVSQRMTRIAEQANQLVEMVCQRLIHHRHDCPAGCQHALDTAIMTHPHEQDPAILARLGFVVPRLLKQLAHTPEGEFIT from the coding sequence ATGGACAATCCCACCACCCATCGTATCGGCATCATCGGCGGCAGCGGCCTGCAACACCTGCTGGCGCTGAAGCATATCGAACGTGTTTCCATCGACACCCCGTTCGGCCATCCATCAGACGCCGTACTGCTCGGCGATCTGGCTGGGGTGCCGGTGGCCTTTCTGCAGCGTCATGGGCCGGGACACCGGATCCCACCCAGCCTGATCAACGTACGCGCCAACATTGCCGCACTACGGCATCTGGGCTGCACCCAGCTGCTATCGCTGAGCGCGGTGGGCAGCCTGCAGCCACATTGCCCCCCTGGTAGTTTCGTGCTGGTCGACCAATTCATCGATCGTACCTTTCTGCGCGAGAAAACCTTTTTCGGTCACGGGCTGGTTGGCCATGTGCCCTTTGCCGACCCGGTCTGCAGCCGCATGCGGCATGACTTGGTCACTGCCTGCCACAGTCTGCGTCTACCCACGGTGGATGGCGGTACCTATGTAGTGATGGAAGGACCGCAATTTTCTACCCGTGCCGAATCCAATCTGTACCGGCAATGGGGAGGCACAGTCATCGGCATGACGGCCATGCCAGAAGCCAAGCTCGCCCGTGAAGCCGAGATGTGCTACGGACTGGTTGCCATGCCAACCGACTTTGATTGCTGGCACACCGAACATGAGGCCGTGACAGCAGGCCTGGTCAGCCAGCGCATGACACGTATTGCCGAGCAGGCCAACCAGCTGGTGGAAATGGTCTGCCAGCGGCTGATCCACCATCGGCACGATTGTCCGGCAGGCTGCCAACATGCACTCGACACCGCCATCATGACTCATCCCCATGAACAGGACCCTGCCATACTTGCCCGGCTGGGCTTTGTCGTACCACGCCTGTTGAAGCAACTGGCTCACACCCCTGAAGGAGAATTCATCACATGA
- the nudK gene encoding GDP-mannose pyrophosphatase NudK has translation MQQDTQNRVRIHKVEVLSDDWYVLRKTTYDYQRKDGSWQTMSRETYDRGNGATILLFNKARQTVVLTRQFRFPAFVNGHHGMLIETCAGLLDQDDAETCIRRETEEETGYSVRNVRKVFEAFMSPGSVTEILHFFVGEFDAPDRVGDGGGVESDGEDIEVLEVTLDRALQMINEGEIMDGKTIMLLQYAKLNGLLS, from the coding sequence ATGCAGCAAGACACCCAGAACCGTGTTCGCATCCACAAAGTTGAAGTGCTGTCAGATGACTGGTATGTGCTGCGCAAAACCACTTATGACTACCAACGCAAGGATGGTTCATGGCAGACCATGAGCCGGGAAACCTACGACCGGGGCAATGGTGCCACCATCCTGCTCTTCAACAAGGCACGGCAAACCGTGGTGTTGACCCGGCAATTCCGCTTTCCGGCTTTCGTCAACGGCCATCACGGCATGCTGATCGAAACCTGCGCCGGGCTGCTGGATCAGGACGATGCGGAGACCTGCATCCGCCGGGAGACCGAAGAAGAAACCGGCTACAGCGTACGTAATGTCCGCAAGGTATTCGAGGCATTCATGAGCCCAGGCTCTGTCACCGAAATCCTCCATTTCTTCGTCGGTGAATTTGATGCGCCAGATCGTGTGGGCGATGGCGGTGGGGTGGAATCGGATGGTGAGGATATCGAGGTGCTGGAAGTCACACTGGACAGGGCACTACAGATGATCAATGAAGGCGAGATCATGGATGGAAAAACCATCATGTTGTTGCAGTACGCCAAATTGAATGGGCTGTTGTCATGA
- a CDS encoding extracellular solute-binding protein, giving the protein MTTLQEDIIAYSAMEEYELEEYAVGIEATFPTLHLKIERMSTSALLDRLLSEGPNGRWDVLFGWALTTMMDPRLQSLFSRLTLPGLNALPAHARDPAGRWFCPSAFVPAFCLNDQRLAERGLPAPTSWADLAKPCYRNELVIPDPRFSGAGFLHLTALLQANGPELAWSMLRRVAENRPCIERSAFAPCLAIANGEASIGVTVTIAAERMRRLGLPVHMVVPHDAAGTEPEGFALHEGSKHQAAGRQILGWMLTPDAHTIYRKYRKVGLMPHSTPVSGELPAGMFGINVGQAINDRAATCAQWVRLFNPPPA; this is encoded by the coding sequence ATGACCACGCTACAGGAAGACATCATCGCCTACAGTGCGATGGAAGAATACGAGCTGGAGGAATACGCCGTCGGGATTGAAGCAACCTTCCCCACGCTACACCTGAAGATCGAGCGGATGTCCACCAGTGCACTGCTGGATCGTCTGCTGTCGGAAGGCCCGAATGGTCGATGGGATGTGTTGTTCGGCTGGGCCTTGACCACCATGATGGACCCACGCCTGCAATCCCTGTTCAGCCGCCTTACCTTACCTGGTCTGAACGCCTTGCCAGCACATGCTCGTGATCCAGCAGGTCGCTGGTTCTGCCCCTCAGCTTTCGTACCGGCATTTTGCCTGAACGATCAGCGATTGGCCGAACGTGGTCTACCTGCACCAACCAGTTGGGCCGATTTAGCCAAACCTTGTTACCGCAATGAACTGGTGATCCCCGACCCGCGCTTTTCCGGTGCCGGATTTCTGCACCTGACCGCCTTGTTACAAGCCAACGGGCCGGAACTGGCTTGGTCCATGTTGCGACGGGTGGCTGAAAACCGACCATGCATCGAGCGTTCCGCCTTTGCGCCTTGCCTGGCCATCGCCAATGGTGAGGCATCCATCGGGGTCACCGTCACCATCGCTGCCGAGCGGATGCGACGACTGGGTCTACCAGTACACATGGTCGTCCCGCATGATGCCGCCGGCACCGAGCCAGAGGGATTCGCACTGCATGAAGGTTCCAAACATCAGGCAGCGGGTCGCCAGATTCTGGGCTGGATGCTAACGCCAGATGCCCACACCATTTATCGCAAATACCGCAAAGTGGGCCTGATGCCACATAGCACACCCGTCAGCGGAGAATTGCCGGCCGGCATGTTCGGCATCAATGTGGGTCAGGCCATCAACGACCGTGCTGCTACCTGCGCACAATGGGTCCGACTGTTCAACCCGCCCCCGGCCTGA